The Streptomyces pactum genome contains a region encoding:
- a CDS encoding alpha-1,4-glucan--maltose-1-phosphate maltosyltransferase, which yields MPATHHSSAPSAVPPAAPPEAPPAASSGAPPADGTTVVGRIPVLDVRPMVRHGRRPAKAVTGESFEISATVFREGHDAVAANVVLRDPEGRPGPWTPMRELAPGTDRWGATVTAGGPGLWSYTVEAWGDPVTTWRHHAQIKIPAGMDTGLVLEEGARLYERAAADVPGSADRRELLAAAGALRDEARPAASRLAAALTPRVDAVLARHPLRELVTTSDPLPLLVERERALYGAWYEFFPRSEGTPDRPHGTFRTAERRLPAIAAMGFDVVYLPPVHPIGTTHRKGRNNTLSATPDDVGVPWAIGSPEGGHDTVHPALGTIDDFDHFVTRAAHHGLEVALDFALQCSPDHPWVHKHPDWFHHRPDGTIAHAENPPKKYQDIYPIAFDADLDGLVAETVRVLRFWMDHGVRIFRVDNPHTKPVVFWERVLGEINRRDPDVIFLAEAFTRPAMMHTLAQIGFQQSYTYFTWRNTKQELTEYLTELTGDAASYMRPNLFTNTPDILHAYLQHGGRPAFEVRAVLAATLSPTWGIYSGYELCENTPLREGGEEYLDSEKYQLKPRDWATAAREGTTIAPLITQLNTIRRENPALRQLRDLHFHPTDKEEVIAYSKRQGSNTVLVVANLDPHHTQEATVSLDMPQLGLDWHESVPVRDELTGETYHWGRANYVRLEPGRTPAHVCTVLRPSHPQIGGSPTT from the coding sequence ATGCCCGCCACGCACCACTCGTCAGCACCCTCCGCGGTGCCCCCCGCGGCGCCGCCCGAGGCGCCCCCCGCGGCATCCTCCGGGGCGCCCCCCGCGGACGGCACCACCGTCGTCGGACGCATCCCCGTCCTGGACGTCCGTCCGATGGTCCGGCACGGGCGCAGGCCCGCCAAGGCCGTCACCGGCGAGTCCTTCGAGATATCGGCCACCGTGTTCCGCGAGGGGCACGACGCGGTCGCCGCCAACGTCGTGCTGCGGGACCCCGAGGGCCGGCCGGGCCCGTGGACCCCGATGCGGGAGCTGGCCCCGGGCACCGACCGCTGGGGCGCCACCGTCACCGCCGGCGGGCCCGGACTGTGGTCGTACACGGTGGAGGCGTGGGGCGATCCGGTCACCACCTGGCGGCACCACGCGCAGATCAAGATCCCGGCGGGTATGGACACCGGCCTGGTCCTGGAGGAGGGCGCCCGGCTCTACGAGCGCGCCGCCGCGGACGTGCCCGGCAGCGCGGACCGGCGTGAGCTGCTCGCCGCCGCCGGCGCGCTGCGGGACGAGGCCCGGCCGGCCGCGTCGCGGCTGGCGGCGGCGTTGACGCCCCGGGTGGACGCGGTACTGGCCCGGCATCCGCTGCGGGAACTGGTCACCACCTCCGACCCGCTGCCCCTGCTCGTGGAACGCGAACGCGCCCTGTACGGCGCCTGGTACGAGTTCTTCCCCCGCTCCGAAGGCACCCCCGACCGGCCCCACGGCACCTTCCGCACCGCCGAACGCCGGCTGCCCGCCATCGCCGCCATGGGCTTCGACGTCGTCTACCTCCCACCCGTCCACCCCATCGGCACCACCCACCGCAAGGGCCGCAACAACACCCTCTCCGCCACCCCCGACGACGTCGGCGTCCCCTGGGCCATCGGCTCCCCCGAAGGCGGCCACGACACCGTCCACCCCGCCCTCGGCACCATCGACGACTTCGACCACTTCGTCACCCGGGCCGCCCACCACGGCCTGGAAGTCGCCCTCGACTTCGCCCTCCAGTGCTCCCCCGACCACCCCTGGGTCCACAAACACCCCGACTGGTTCCACCACCGCCCCGACGGCACCATCGCCCACGCCGAGAACCCGCCCAAGAAGTACCAGGACATCTACCCCATCGCCTTCGACGCCGACCTCGACGGACTCGTCGCCGAAACCGTCCGCGTCCTGCGCTTCTGGATGGACCACGGGGTGCGCATCTTCCGCGTCGACAACCCCCACACCAAACCCGTCGTCTTCTGGGAGAGGGTCCTCGGCGAGATCAACCGCCGCGACCCCGACGTCATCTTCCTGGCGGAGGCCTTCACCCGCCCCGCGATGATGCACACCCTGGCCCAGATCGGCTTCCAGCAGTCCTACACCTACTTCACCTGGCGCAACACCAAACAGGAACTGACGGAGTACCTCACCGAACTGACGGGGGACGCCGCCTCCTACATGCGGCCCAACCTCTTCACCAACACCCCCGACATCCTGCACGCCTACCTCCAGCACGGCGGCCGCCCCGCCTTCGAGGTCCGCGCCGTCCTGGCCGCCACCCTCTCCCCCACCTGGGGCATCTACAGCGGCTACGAACTCTGCGAGAACACCCCCCTGCGCGAAGGCGGCGAGGAATACCTCGACAGCGAGAAATACCAGCTCAAACCCCGCGACTGGGCCACCGCCGCCCGCGAGGGCACCACCATCGCCCCCCTCATCACCCAGCTCAACACCATCCGGCGCGAGAACCCGGCGCTGCGCCAACTGCGCGATCTGCACTTCCATCCCACGGACAAGGAGGAGGTGATCGCCTACTCGAAGCGGCAGGGGTCGAACACGGTTCTGGTGGTCGCCAACCTCGACCCCCACCACACCCAGGAGGCGACGGTCTCGTTGGACATGCCGCAACTCGGCCTGGACTGGCACGAGTCGGTGCCGGTGCGCGACGAGCTCACCGGCGAGACCTACCACTGGGGCAGGGCCAACTATGTGCGCCTGGAGCCGGGCCGGACGCCCGCGCACGTCTGCACGGTTCTGCGACCGTCCCACCCGCAGATCGGAGGGTCACCCACCACATGA